A genomic stretch from Etheostoma cragini isolate CJK2018 chromosome 8, CSU_Ecrag_1.0, whole genome shotgun sequence includes:
- the LOC117949734 gene encoding zinc finger protein 32-like isoform X2: MSKVQMLRALVHQRLTAAAEEIFGLFERTIAEYEEELEFRSKENHRQLRLTDAAGCEPKVRLHKADVQQLLVVEEDVSPEQQEWTSSLDQEDPEPPPHIKEEQEELWTSQEGEQLQGLEETDILFPFTSVPVKSEEDDEEKAQSSQLYEGQTEENRAAERSGAGGEDCGGPEPARNTNPDSPLQPATYDKTSDSQSETNDSEDWGNTREPQSGLNSLQNNEEPVRYVGCNTGKTSVSSSESAESIGHEEHLQKHSGVQTGVKPFGCSVCGKRYPLKNSLKNHMRIHSEGKVFTCSVCQTSFCETGSLVSHMRIHTGEKPFSCSVCGKRFAQKGNLKQHLTVHTGEKSFSCCVCGKRFARHSTLRRHLTVHTGGKTLSTFTCT, translated from the exons ATGTCTAAAGTCCAAATGCTGAGAGCTCTTGTCCACCAGCGACTAACTGCGGCTGCTGAGGAGATATTTGGGCTTTTTGAAAGAACGATAGCAGAGTACGAGGAGGAACTCGAGTTCCGTTCAAAAGAAAACCACCGTCAGCTGAGACTAACGGACGCCGCTGGTTGCGAGCCTAAAGTCCGGCTGCACAAAGCAG ACGTCCAGCAGCTGTTGGTGGTTGAAGAAGATGTTTCtcctgagcagcaggagtggACCTCCAGTCTGGACCAGGAGGACCCTGAGCCC cccccacacattaaagaggagcaggaggaactCTGGaccagtcaggagggagagcagcttcaagggctggaggagacAGATATCCTTTTCCCGTTCACTTCTGttcctgtgaagagtgaagaagACGATGAAGAGaaagctcagtcctcacagctctATGAAGGCCAAactgaggagaacagagcgGCAGAGAGATCGGGAGCTGggggagaggactgtggaggaccagaaccagccaggaacacAAATCCAGATAGTCCTTTACAACCTGCTACCTATGACAAGACCTCCGACTCTCAATCTGAGACTAATGACAGTGAGGATTGGGGGAACACTAGAGAACCTCAGTCAGGTCTAAACTCTCTGCAAAACAATGAAGAACCTGTACGATATGTTGGATGTAACACTGGAAAAACATCCGTTAGCTCCTCAGAAAGTGCTGAAAGCATCGGCCACGAGGAACATCTGCAGAAACACTCAGGAGTCCAAACAGGAGTGAAACCATTTGGTTGCTCAGTTTGTGGTAAAAGGTACCCTCTAAAGAACTCCTTAAAGAACCACATGAGAATCCATTCAGAAGGGAAGGTTTTCACCTGCTCCGTGTGTCAAACAAGTTTCTGTGAGACCGGCAGTTTGGTCAgtcacatgagaatccacactgGGGAGAAACCCTTTAGTTGTTCAGTTTGTGGTAAAAGATTTGCACAAAAGGGAAATCTGAAACAACACTTGACTGTCCACACAGGGGAGAAGTCCTttagttgttgtgtttgtggtaAAAGATTTGCACGGCACAGCACTCTGAGACGCCACTTGACTGTCCACACAGGAGGAAAAACACTGAGTACCTTTACATGCACGTAa
- the LOC117949734 gene encoding zinc finger and SCAN domain-containing protein 22-like isoform X1 → MSKVQMLRALVHQRLTAAAEEIFGLFERTIAEYEEELEFRSKENHRQLRLTDAAGCEPKVRLHKAASSGLCSPTRGPLPVLPSNVCPSRVPPPALSTNAWSAGPYQPRMSVTPPMLSQYGASSSSSSSSGLSVLPSRDNDKHMGPNTHHSYKDVQQLLVVEEDVSPEQQEWTSSLDQEDPEPPPHIKEEQEELWTSQEGEQLQGLEETDILFPFTSVPVKSEEDDEEKAQSSQLYEGQTEENRAAERSGAGGEDCGGPEPARNTNPDSPLQPATYDKTSDSQSETNDSEDWGNTREPQSGLNSLQNNEEPVRYVGCNTGKTSVSSSESAESIGHEEHLQKHSGVQTGVKPFGCSVCGKRYPLKNSLKNHMRIHSEGKVFTCSVCQTSFCETGSLVSHMRIHTGEKPFSCSVCGKRFAQKGNLKQHLTVHTGEKSFSCCVCGKRFARHSTLRRHLTVHTGGKTLSTFTCT, encoded by the exons ATGTCTAAAGTCCAAATGCTGAGAGCTCTTGTCCACCAGCGACTAACTGCGGCTGCTGAGGAGATATTTGGGCTTTTTGAAAGAACGATAGCAGAGTACGAGGAGGAACTCGAGTTCCGTTCAAAAGAAAACCACCGTCAGCTGAGACTAACGGACGCCGCTGGTTGCGAGCCTAAAGTCCGGCTGCACAAAGCAG CATCAAGTGGCCTATGCTCCCCAACGCGTGGTCCGCTGCCCGTTCTGCCGTCTAACGTCTGTCCGTCCCGCGTCCCTCCACCCGCTCTCTCCACCAACGCGTGGTCCGCCGGGCCGTACCAACCTCGGATGTCCGTCACGCCACCAATGCTGTCCCAATATGgcgcttcctcctcctcttcctcctcctcgggTCTCTCCGTCTTGCCATCGCGAGACAACGACAAACACATGGGACCAAACACGCATCACTCGTACAAAG ACGTCCAGCAGCTGTTGGTGGTTGAAGAAGATGTTTCtcctgagcagcaggagtggACCTCCAGTCTGGACCAGGAGGACCCTGAGCCC cccccacacattaaagaggagcaggaggaactCTGGaccagtcaggagggagagcagcttcaagggctggaggagacAGATATCCTTTTCCCGTTCACTTCTGttcctgtgaagagtgaagaagACGATGAAGAGaaagctcagtcctcacagctctATGAAGGCCAAactgaggagaacagagcgGCAGAGAGATCGGGAGCTGggggagaggactgtggaggaccagaaccagccaggaacacAAATCCAGATAGTCCTTTACAACCTGCTACCTATGACAAGACCTCCGACTCTCAATCTGAGACTAATGACAGTGAGGATTGGGGGAACACTAGAGAACCTCAGTCAGGTCTAAACTCTCTGCAAAACAATGAAGAACCTGTACGATATGTTGGATGTAACACTGGAAAAACATCCGTTAGCTCCTCAGAAAGTGCTGAAAGCATCGGCCACGAGGAACATCTGCAGAAACACTCAGGAGTCCAAACAGGAGTGAAACCATTTGGTTGCTCAGTTTGTGGTAAAAGGTACCCTCTAAAGAACTCCTTAAAGAACCACATGAGAATCCATTCAGAAGGGAAGGTTTTCACCTGCTCCGTGTGTCAAACAAGTTTCTGTGAGACCGGCAGTTTGGTCAgtcacatgagaatccacactgGGGAGAAACCCTTTAGTTGTTCAGTTTGTGGTAAAAGATTTGCACAAAAGGGAAATCTGAAACAACACTTGACTGTCCACACAGGGGAGAAGTCCTttagttgttgtgtttgtggtaAAAGATTTGCACGGCACAGCACTCTGAGACGCCACTTGACTGTCCACACAGGAGGAAAAACACTGAGTACCTTTACATGCACGTAa
- the LOC117949734 gene encoding zinc finger protein 32-like isoform X3: MSKVQMLRALVHQRLTAAAEEIFGLFERTIAEYEEELEFRSKENHRQLRLTDAAGCEPKVRLHKADVQQLLVVKEEVPPEQQEWSSSLDQEDPDPPHIKEEQEELWTSQEGEQLQGLEETDILFPFTSVPVKSEEDDEEKAQSSQLYEGQTEENRAAERSGAGGEDCGGPEPARNTNPDSPLQPATYDKTSDSQSETNDSEDWGNTREPQSGLNSLQNNEEPVRYVGCNTGKTSVSSSESAESIGHEEHLQKHSGVQTGVKPFGCSVCGKRYPLKNSLKNHMRIHSEGKVFTCSVCQTSFCETGSLVSHMRIHTGEKPFSCSVCGKRFAQKGNLKQHLTVHTGEKSFSCCVCGKRFARHSTLRRHLTVHTGGKTLSTFTCT; encoded by the exons ATGTCTAAAGTCCAAATGCTGAGAGCTCTTGTCCACCAGCGACTAACTGCGGCTGCTGAGGAGATATTTGGGCTTTTTGAAAGAACGATAGCAGAGTACGAGGAGGAACTCGAGTTCCGTTCAAAAGAAAACCACCGTCAGCTGAGACTAACGGACGCCGCTGGTTGCGAGCCTAAAGTCCGGCTGCACAAAGCAG ATGTCCAGCAGCTGTTGGTGGTTAAAGAAGAGGTTCCtcctgagcagcaggagtggAGCTCCAGTCTGGACCAGGAGGACCCAgaccccccacacattaaagaggagcaggaggaactCTGGaccagtcaggagggagagcagcttcaagggctggaggagacAGATATCCTTTTCCCGTTCACTTCTGttcctgtgaagagtgaagaagACGATGAAGAGaaagctcagtcctcacagctctATGAAGGCCAAactgaggagaacagagcgGCAGAGAGATCGGGAGCTGggggagaggactgtggaggaccagaaccagccaggaacacAAATCCAGATAGTCCTTTACAACCTGCTACCTATGACAAGACCTCCGACTCTCAATCTGAGACTAATGACAGTGAGGATTGGGGGAACACTAGAGAACCTCAGTCAGGTCTAAACTCTCTGCAAAACAATGAAGAACCTGTACGATATGTTGGATGTAACACTGGAAAAACATCCGTTAGCTCCTCAGAAAGTGCTGAAAGCATCGGCCACGAGGAACATCTGCAGAAACACTCAGGAGTCCAAACAGGAGTGAAACCATTTGGTTGCTCAGTTTGTGGTAAAAGGTACCCTCTAAAGAACTCCTTAAAGAACCACATGAGAATCCATTCAGAAGGGAAGGTTTTCACCTGCTCCGTGTGTCAAACAAGTTTCTGTGAGACCGGCAGTTTGGTCAgtcacatgagaatccacactgGGGAGAAACCCTTTAGTTGTTCAGTTTGTGGTAAAAGATTTGCACAAAAGGGAAATCTGAAACAACACTTGACTGTCCACACAGGGGAGAAGTCCTttagttgttgtgtttgtggtaAAAGATTTGCACGGCACAGCACTCTGAGACGCCACTTGACTGTCCACACAGGAGGAAAAACACTGAGTACCTTTACATGCACGTAa